One Nicotiana tomentosiformis chromosome 4, ASM39032v3, whole genome shotgun sequence genomic window carries:
- the LOC104107071 gene encoding nudix hydrolase 18, mitochondrial-like has protein sequence MVVMVSRTGRHLQRYNKGRRQVVGCIPYRYKDIIDLSMADENAFEVLLISPQRKGKGLLFPKGGWEKDETIEDAARRETIEEAGVCGDIERKNQ, from the exons ATGGTGGTTATGGTTTCACGTACTGGCCGGCATTTGCAGCGTTATAACAAGGGTCGTCGCCAAGTTGTTGG GTGTATACCGTACAGATATAAAGATATTATTGACCTATCTATGGCGGATGAAAATGCGTTTGAAGTTCTTCTCATAAGTCCTCAGAGAAAAGGAAAAGGATTGTTGTTTCCAAAG GGAGGTTGGGAAAAGGATGAAACAATTGAAGATGCAGCAAGACGCGAGACAATAGAGGAAGCTGGTGTTTGCGGCGACATTGAG AGGAAAAATCAGTAA
- the LOC104107070 gene encoding glutamine synthetase cytosolic isozyme 1-1-like: MAHLSDLVNLNLSDSTQKIIAEYIWIGGSGMDVRSKARTLSGPVDDPSKLPKWNYDGSSTGQAPGEDSEVILYPQAIFKDPFRRGNNILVICDCYTPTGEPIPTNKRHSAAKIFSHPDVVVEEPWYGLEQEYTLLQKDINWPLGWPLGGFPGPQGPYYCGIGAGKAFGRDIVDSHYKACLYAGINISGINGEVMPGQWEFQVGPSVGISAADELWAARYILERITEIAGVVVSFDPKPIPGDWNGAGAHTNYSTKSMRNEGGYEVIKKAIEKLGLRHKEHIAAYGEGNERRLTGRHETADINTFKWGVANRGASIRVGRDTEREGKGYFEDRRPASNMDPYVVTSMIAETTILYEP; encoded by the exons ATGGCTCATCTTTCAGATCTCGTTAATCTCAATCTCTCTGACTCCACTCAGAAAATTATTGCTGAATACATATG GATTGGTGGATCAGGAATGGACGTCAGGAGCAAAGCCAGA ACACTTTCTGGACCTGTTGATGATCCTTCAAAGCTTCCCAAATGGAATTATGATGGTTCTAGCACAGGACAAGCTCCTGGAGAAGACAGTGAAGTGATCCTATA TCCTCAAGCAATTTTCAAGGATCCATTCAGAAGGGGCAACAATATCTTG GTCATTTGTGATTGTTACACCCCAACTGGTGAACCCATTCCAACAAACAAAAGGCACAGTGCTGCCAAGATTTTCAGCCACCCTGATGTTGTTGTTGAGGAACCATG GTATGGTCTTGAGCAAGAATACACCTTGTTGCAAAAAGATATCAATTGGCCTCTTGGATGGCCTCTTGGTGGTTTTCCTGGACCACAG GGACCATACTATTGCGGAATTGGAGCTGGAAAGGCTTTTGGACGCGATATCGTTGACTCCCATTATAAGGCATGTCTCTATGCTGGGATTAACATCAGTGGTATCAATGGAGAAGTGATGCCCGGACAG TGGGAATTTCAAGTTGGACCTTCAGTTGGCATTTCAGCAGCTGATGAATTGTGGGCAGCTCGTTACATTCTTGAG AGGATTACTGAGATTGCTGGAGTTGTGGTCTCATTTGACCCCAAACCTATTCCG GGTGACTGGAATGGTGCTGGAGCTCATACAAACTACAG CACAAAGTCTATGAGGAATGAAGGAGGGTATGAAGTCATTAAGAAGGCAATTGAGAAACTTGGATTGAGGCACAAGGAGCATATTGCAGCATATGGTGAAGGCAACGAGCGTCGTCTCACTGGAAGACACGAAACAGCTGACATCAACACATTCAAATGG GGAGTTGCGAACCGTGGTGCATCTATTCGTGTGGGAAGAGACACGGAGAGAGAAGGGAAGGGATACTTCGAGGATAGGAGGCCTGCTTCGAATATGGATCCATACGTCGTGACTTCCATGATTGCTGAGACCACTATCTTATACGAGCCTTGA